A genomic region of Oncorhynchus mykiss isolate Arlee chromosome 16, USDA_OmykA_1.1, whole genome shotgun sequence contains the following coding sequences:
- the kctd6b gene encoding BTB/POZ domain-containing protein KCTD6 isoform X1 produces the protein MENGDWGHRMTNPVTLNVGGHLYTTSLSTLQRYPDSMLGAMFRGDFPTTRDAQGNYFIDRDGTLFRYVLNFLRTSELTLPVDFTETDLLRKEADFYLIEPLIHCLNEPKPLYPLDIFEQVVELSSTRKLSKYSNPVAVIITQLTITTKVQALLEGICKNFTKWNKHMMDTRDFQVSFTFGPCDYHQEVTLRVHLMDYIMKQGFTIRNTRVHHMSERANENTVEHHWTFCRPARKVED, from the exons ATGGAGAATGGAGACTGGGGCCATAGG ATGACTAACCCAGTGACCTTGAATGTGGGGGGCCACCTGTACACCACCTCCCTATCAACCCTGCAGCGGTACCCAGACTCCATGCTGGGCGCCATGTTCCGTGGGGATTTTCCCACAACGCGGGACGCCCAGGGAAACTACTTCATCGACCGCGATGGGACGCTCTTCCGGTACGTGCTGAACTTCCTACGTACGTCCGAGCTCACACTCCCTGTGGACTTCACTGAAACTGACCTCCTGAGGAAGGAGGCGGATTTCTACTTGATCGAACCGTTGATCCATTGCCTCAATGAACCCAAGCCGCTCTACCCTCTGGACATCTTTGAGCAGGTGGTGGAGCTGTCCAGCACACGGAAACTATCCAAGTATTCAAACCCAGTGGCTGTCATTATCACACAGCTCACCATAACAACCAAGGTGCAAGCCCTGCTGGAGGGCATCTGCAAAAATTTCACCAAGTGGAACAAACACATGATGGACACAAGAGACTTTCAGGTGTCCTTCACTTTTGGACCGTGTGACTACCACCAGGAAGTGACCCTCAGGGTTCACCTAATGGACTACATCATGAAGCAGGGCTTCACCATCCGGAACACTCGAGTGCATCACATGAGCGAGCGAGCCAATGAGAATACAGTGGAGCACCACTGGACATTCTGCAGACCGGCTCGCAAAGTAGAAGACTGA
- the kctd6b gene encoding BTB/POZ domain-containing protein KCTD6 isoform X2 gives MTNPVTLNVGGHLYTTSLSTLQRYPDSMLGAMFRGDFPTTRDAQGNYFIDRDGTLFRYVLNFLRTSELTLPVDFTETDLLRKEADFYLIEPLIHCLNEPKPLYPLDIFEQVVELSSTRKLSKYSNPVAVIITQLTITTKVQALLEGICKNFTKWNKHMMDTRDFQVSFTFGPCDYHQEVTLRVHLMDYIMKQGFTIRNTRVHHMSERANENTVEHHWTFCRPARKVED, from the coding sequence ATGACTAACCCAGTGACCTTGAATGTGGGGGGCCACCTGTACACCACCTCCCTATCAACCCTGCAGCGGTACCCAGACTCCATGCTGGGCGCCATGTTCCGTGGGGATTTTCCCACAACGCGGGACGCCCAGGGAAACTACTTCATCGACCGCGATGGGACGCTCTTCCGGTACGTGCTGAACTTCCTACGTACGTCCGAGCTCACACTCCCTGTGGACTTCACTGAAACTGACCTCCTGAGGAAGGAGGCGGATTTCTACTTGATCGAACCGTTGATCCATTGCCTCAATGAACCCAAGCCGCTCTACCCTCTGGACATCTTTGAGCAGGTGGTGGAGCTGTCCAGCACACGGAAACTATCCAAGTATTCAAACCCAGTGGCTGTCATTATCACACAGCTCACCATAACAACCAAGGTGCAAGCCCTGCTGGAGGGCATCTGCAAAAATTTCACCAAGTGGAACAAACACATGATGGACACAAGAGACTTTCAGGTGTCCTTCACTTTTGGACCGTGTGACTACCACCAGGAAGTGACCCTCAGGGTTCACCTAATGGACTACATCATGAAGCAGGGCTTCACCATCCGGAACACTCGAGTGCATCACATGAGCGAGCGAGCCAATGAGAATACAGTGGAGCACCACTGGACATTCTGCAGACCGGCTCGCAAAGTAGAAGACTGA
- the abhd6b gene encoding monoacylglycerol lipase ABHD6b: protein MAADLDMVNLLVLAGATLAIPILSFVASFLLWPSALIKIYYWYWRRTLGLQVRYADCGGYRFCYSYRGKPGFRPSILMLHGFSAHKDTWLTMVKYLPKHLHILCVDMPGHEGTTRTNSEDYSIQGQVKRIHQFVENVRLNRKPFHLVGTSMGGNVAGVYAASFPSEICSITLICPAGIRYPCETKFDNHLQDLEHSHYTLSIPLIPSTPEEMEDMLRLCSHVRFKIPHQILQGLVDVRLPHNDFYQEVFMEILGENSRYALQENLQLITAPLQVIWGKQDQVVDVSGAVVVAEALPGCRVDLLENCGHSVVMERPRRTAKLIMEFIISLGTTSGTIKKRS, encoded by the exons ATGGCCGCGGATTTAGATATGGTGAACTTGTTGGTCCTTGCTGGTGCAACGTTGGCCATTCCTATTCTGTCTTTTGTGGCCTCTTTTCTCCTCTGGCCCTCAGCCCTCATCAAAATATATTACTG GTACTGGAGGAGGACCCTGGGTCTACAGGTGCGCTATGCAGACTGTGGGGGATACCGCTTCTGTTACTCTTACAGAGGGAAGCCGGGGTTCAGACCATCCATCCTCATGCTACATGGTTTCTCTGCTCACAAAGACACATGGCTCACTATGGTCAAG TATCTACCCAAACACCTGCACATACTGTGCGTGGATATGCCTGGCCATGAGGGAACCACTCGTACCAACTCAGAGGACTATTCCATCCAGGGCCAGGTCAAGAGGATTCATCAG TTTGTGGAGAACGTGCGACTGAACAGGAAGCCCTTCCATCTGGTCGGGACCTCCATGGGGGGCAATGTGGCAGGAGTGTACGCAGCCAGCTTCCCCTCCGAAATCTGTAGCATCACCCTTATCTGTCCAGCAG GTATACGATACCCCTGTGAGACAAAATTTGACAATCATCTGCAGGAccttgagcacagccattacactctgAGCATCCCACTGATTCCGTCCACACCAGAGGAGATGGAGGATATGCTCAGGCTTTGCTCCCATGTCCGCTTTAAGATCCCTCATCAG ATTCTTCAAGGACTGGTGGATGTTCGGCTTCCACACAATGATTTTTATCAAGAAG TTTTCATGGAGATATTGGGTGAGAACTCCAGATACGCCCTACAGGAAAATTTGCAGCTGATTACTGCCCCTTTGCAAGTCATTTGGGGCAAACAGGACCAG GTGGTGGATGTCTCTGGAGCTGTGGTAGTGGCGGAGGCCTTGCCCGGTTGCAGGGTGGACCTGTTAGAGAACTGTGGCCACTCTGTGGTGATGGAGAGGCCTCGCCGGACAGCCAAACTCATCATGGAGTTTATTATCTCCCTGGGTACCACCAGCGGAACCATTAAGAAGCGCTCCTGA